One part of the Anopheles coustani chromosome 2, idAnoCousDA_361_x.2, whole genome shotgun sequence genome encodes these proteins:
- the LOC131267144 gene encoding solute carrier family 12 member 8 has protein sequence MPNRTNVDWSRYGLGGDDSSPTERSRGAHSRTGGGSSGFVDLGNEYDYGAGGHHASGRDEIFAEDQGDKPWWRSNFFISQPVLFGTWDGVFTSCLINIFGVIVFLRSGWIVAEAGIMHAILIIFCAVGIALVSVLSAVGICERCRVESGGVYFLIAHTLGSRFGGSLGLLYCFGQAVGCALNVLGFGESIAGLVGLEGNQWAIRGFAIAAVLLLGVINVAGVKWVVKLQFALLIIILMSALDFMVGSFVGEAPEHGFDGWGTGNMGLNLWSAYSEGTSWFTVFGVFFPTITGILSGINMSGDLRAPSTDIPNGTLAALSTSTFLYMVFTLFLGATCQRSHLLTDYQIAVKVSAVEFLLLAGIYVSSMSSCLGAMYGTPRVLQSIANENVIPGIGKLGKGRGPNKVPLYAMAVVAGVTTTFIIIGDINTLAPIVTMPFLLTYACIDYSYFALAQTFDIQNSREERFRIQAQSPLYETRNYGTTGDYHESNDLDQLFPERTRHKNLGTPSNSPQHVPSNAVTSSGRGQESSSRAIQSHPTPVANGIPHSASITSGDSEVIFRDGTNSVNNTSSIGEADDEPIAPIRPPIHSKTKNWYSGFCNRWASLLGAGIKILVMLLVSWVYALICIGTVFIVWLYVGTANPAVKPGLAHEFRFFVWLKNVVFRCFGKRVHDYEQVVVTQTCPNVNLAAAQLNEENEDFASRRRYHQTAVVQGRYVDEV, from the exons ATGCCCAACCGGACGAATGTAGATTGGTCCAG ATATGGACTTGGGGGTGATGATTCATCACCGACCGAGCGGAGCCGCGGTGCCCACAGTCGGACCGGTGGCGGCAGTAGCGGTTTTGTGGATCTTGGCAACGAGTATGACTATGGGGCCGGAGGTCACCACGCGTCGGGGCGCGATGAAATCTTCGCCGAAGATCAGGGCGACAAGCCGTGGTGGAGGAGcaactttttcatctcccaaccGGTCCTGTTTGGCACGTGGGATGGCGTGTTTACATCCTGCTTGATAAACATCTTCGGTGTAATCGTGTTCCTGCGCTCCGGATGGATCGTTGCCGAGGCGGGCATCATGCATGCGATACTTATCATCTTCTGTGCCGTCGGGATCGCGCTGGTGTCCGTCCTTTCGGCGGTTGGCATCTGCGAGCGGTGTCGGGTGGAAAGTGGTGGCGTATATTTTCTCATCGCACACACACTCGGCTCGCGCTTCGGTGGATCGCTCGGTCTGCTGTATTGCTTCGGACAGGCCGTAGGCTGTGCGTTAAACGTGCTCGGTTTTGGTGAATCCATAGCCGGCCTCGTCGGACTGGAGGGTAATCAGTGGGCCATTCGTGGTTTCGCCATTGCCGCTGTCCTCCTGCTCGGTGTAATCAATGTGGCCGGTGTGAAGTGGGTTGTGAAGCTGCAGTTTGCCCTACTGATCATCATCCTTATGTCAGCGTTGGACTTTATGGTCGGTAGTTTCGTCGGCGAAGCACCCGAGCACGGGTTTGATGGTTGGGGTACGGGTAACATGGGGTTGAACCTGTGGTCGGCTTACTCGGAAGGTACGTCGTGGTTCACAGTATTCGGAGTGTTCTTTCCCACCATAACGGGAATCCTTTCGGGAATCAACATGAGCGGTGATCTCCGGGCACCATCGACTGACATTCCCAACGGAACGCTAGCTGCCCTCAGTACGTCCACGTTCCTCTATATGGTATTCACCCTGTTCCTCGGAGCCACCTGCCAGCGGAGCCATCTGCTGACGGACTATCAGATTGCTGTGAAAGTGTCGGCGGTGGAGTTTCTTCTGCTAGCCGGAATCTACGTGTCCAGTATGTCCTCATGTCTCGGTGCCATGTACGGAACGCCCCGCGTGCTTCAGAGTATTGCCAACGAGAATGTCATTCCCGGTATCGGCAAACTGGGCAAGGGGCGCGGTCCAAATAAGGTTCCACTGTATGCGATGGCCGTCGTGGCGGGCGTTACGACGacgttcatcatcatcggggACATAAACACGCTGGCACCGATCGTCACGATGCCCTTTCTACTAACGTACGCCTGCATCGATTATTCGTACTTTGCCCTCGCACAAACGTTCGACATTCAGAATAGTCGCGAAGAACGGTTCCGGATACAGGCGCAAAGCCCACTGTACGAAACGAGAAATTATGGCACAACCGGCGATTACCACGAAAGTAACGATCTCGATCAGCTGTTCCCGGAGCGGACGCGGCATAAAAATCTTGGG ACACCCTCAAACTCACCCCAGCATGTGCCTTCAAATGCCGTAACCAGCTCGGGGCGCGGTCAGGAATCGAGCTCTCGAGCAATCCAATCCCACCCGACTCCGGTGGCTAACGGAATACCTCATAGTGCATCGATAACAAGCGGCGATTCCGAAGTTATTTTCCGGGATGGCACGAACAGCGTCAACAACACCAGCTCGATCGGCGAAGCGGATGATGAACCGATCGCCCCGATTCGACCACCAATCCATTCGAAAACGAAGAATTGGTACTCAGGATTTTGTAACCGCTGGGCCTCTCTTCTAGGT GCTGGCATCAAAATACTCGTAATGCTGCTTGTAAGCTGGGTGTACGCCCTGATATGCATCGGAACCGTTTTCATCGTCTGGCTGTACGTCGGAACGGCAAATCCGGCCGTTAAACCAGGCCTCGCGCACGAGTTTCGTTTCTTCGTTTGGTTGAAGAATGTAGTTTTCCGGTGTTTTGG AAAACGTGTTCATGATTACGAGCAGGTTGTTGTCACACAAACCTGTCCCAACGTGAACCTGGCGGCAGCTCAATTGAACGAGGAAAACGAAGACTTTGCATCCCGGCGTCGGTACCACCAGACAGCGGTTGTGCAAGGGCGGTACGTGGACGAGGTGtga
- the LOC131262971 gene encoding selenocysteine-specific elongation factor: MYLNLNIGILGHVDSGKTTLARTLSAIASTAAFDKNPQSQERGITLDLGFSALQVDLPDHLREQCVAHGFEKLQYTFVDCPGHASLIRTIIGGAQIIDMMLLVIDSEKGIQPQTAECLLIGELTCKKLIVVLNKIDTLVDPQQRKKTLDKLRKGISNVLSKMAFDESPIVAISAGTGENIQLLVETLAEKSFLPRRSTDLPFMFAVDHCFAIKGQGTVCTGTVLQGKLGVNDDVEIPKLKLHRKVKSIQMFRKSCQTIRQGDRAGICITQFDPKTLERGIVCATNYAHYVHACITKLTRVKYFKRPIRSKAKFHVTCGYETVLATVLLFTGKSETFSYDEQYEYLEELSDTSNATDDHVFTLLEFEKPILAFPNALIIGSRLDSDIHAVDCRLAFSGRLTHIIRDVKYHETVLPGLQIFKQKTKTGTIQRVVNERELIATGLFKKSGNSRQAFVGLGISLSSGERGIIEDTFGASGKVKLRFAEPIAAHVLERIGNKASQQEDIKVELSFKKFLFRKDDKNKKVVQ; encoded by the coding sequence ATGTACCTTAATTTGAATATCGGTATTTTGGGTCATGTGGATTCTGGCAAGACAACCCTAGCGCGAACCCTGAGCGCAATCGCCAGCACGGCAGCGTTCGACAAAAACCCACAGTCTCAGGAGCGTGGCATTACGCTGGATCTGGGATTTAGCGCACTGCAGGTTGACCTGCCGGACCACCTGAGGGAGCAGTGTGTGGCGCACGGATTCGAAAAGCTGCAGTACACCTTCGTTGACTGTCCCGGACATGCCAGTCTTATTCGTACGATCATCGGTGGTGCCCAGATCATCGACatgatgctgctggtgattGACTCGGAAAAGGGCATACAGCCGCAAACGGCCGAATGTCTCCTCATAGGCGAGTTGACGTGCAAGAAACTCATCGTGGTTTTGAATAAAATCGACACACTGGTTGATCCGCAGCAGCGGAAGAAAACGTTGGACAAGCTGAGGAAGGGAATTTCAAACGTCCTCTCGAAGATGGCATTTGACGAGTCGCCGATTGTGGCCATTTCTGCCGGAACGGGCGAAAACATCCAGTTGCTCGTTGAAACACTAGCAGAAAAATCTTTTCTCCCACGCCGAAGCACCGATCTTCCGTTTATGTTCGCTGTCGATCATTGCTTCGCAATCAAAGGCCAGGGCACCGTTTGCACTGGGACGGTGCTACAGGGAAAACTCGGTGTGAATGATGACGTCGAAATTCCAAAACTAAAGCTTCACCGGAAGGTCAAATCTATACAAATGTTCCGTAAAAGCTGCCAAACCATTCGGCAAGGGGATCGTGCTGGAATCTGCATCACACAGTTTGATCCCAAAACGTTGGAACGTGGCATCGTTTGTGCCACCAATTATGCCCATTATGTCCACGCGTGCATCACAAAACTTACCCGCGTGAAGTACTTTAAACGGCCGATCCGGTCGAAGGCAAAATTTCACGTAACATGCGGCTACGAAACAGTCTTGGCCACCGTGCTTCTTTTCACGGGTaaaagtgaaacattttcctacGATGAACAGTACGAGTACTTGGAGGAATTATCGGACACTTCGAACGCCACCGATGACCACGTGTTTACGCTCTTGGAATTCGAAAAGCCAATACTTGCCTTTCCGAACGCGCTCATAATTGGGTCCAGGTTGGACAGCGACATTCATGCGGTCGACTGTCGGTTGGCTTTTTCCGGCCGGCTTACACACATCATACGGGATGTAAAGTATCACGAAACGGTGCTGCCCGGGTTACAGATTTTTAAGCAGAAAACCAAAACCGGTACAATTCAACGGGTGGTGAACGAGAGAGAGTTGATTGCGACGGGACTGTTTAAAAAATCTGGCAACAGTCGGCAAGCGTTCGTGGGGCTGGGAATCAGCTTATCGAGCGGCGAGAGAGGCATCATCGAGGACACATTCGGTGCAAGCGGCAAGGTTAAGTTACGCTTCGCAGAACCGATTGCAGCTCATGTTTTAGAACGAATAGGAAACAAAGCCAGCCAGCAAGAGGACATTAAAGTGGAACTTTCGTTTAAGAAATTTCTATTTCGTAAAGATGATAAGAATAAAAAGGTTGtacagtaa
- the LOC131262973 gene encoding syntaxin-6 isoform X3: protein MKDRMSISRNRDQDITARQPLLDNAESSSPCNKNYINNNCIISNGIAVSSGTPIGGGILNNNSLSCNLNNNSQVNNLNLAETGKHLISSAGAAMASRHSGAKYSKLENNLDDSPSHYVPSSSSNAVLDANSSRFVEDTLATQHRILVGQDEQLDIISDSIGTLKTVSRQIGIELDEQAVMLDEFGNELEQTDSKLDATMKKVAKVLHMTNDRRQWMAIVVLSLALLVVIIIYIIL from the exons ATGAAAGATCGCATGAGCATTAGTCGAAATCGCGACCAGGATATAACCGCCCGTCAGCCCCTGCTGGACAACGCCGAGTCGTCTTCGCCGTGCAACAAGAATTACATCAACAATAATTGCATCATATCAAACGGGATTGCCGTCAGCTCCGGTACACCCATCGGTGGTGGCATACTCAACAATAACTCGCTCAGTTGCAATTTGAACAACAACAGTCAGGTGAACAATCTGAATCTAGCCGAAACCGGCAAGCATCTGATCAGCTCAGCCGGCGCAGCGATGGCCTCCAGGCACAGTGGGGCCAAGTACTCCAAGCTCGAGAACAACCTCGACGACAGCCCGAGCCACTAtgtgccgtcgtcgtcgtcaaacGCGGTGCTCGATGCCAACTCGAGCCGTTTCGTAGAAGACACGCTGGCAACACAGCACCGGATTTTGGTTGGGCAGGATGAGCAACTGGACATAATAAGTGATTCCATCGGTACACTTAAAACCGTCTCCCGCCAAATAGGGATTGAGCTGGACGAGCAGGCAGT GATGCTGGACGAATTTGGCAATGAACTGGAGCAAACCGATTCCAAGCTCGATGCTACTATGAAAAAGGTTGCTAAAGTGCTACATATGACCAACG ATCGGCGACAGTGGATGGCGATCGTGGTCTTATCCCTGGCGCTTTTAGTTGTGataattatttatattattctttAA
- the LOC131262973 gene encoding syntaxin-6 isoform X1 produces MLCHLPSISQRRIYVFQGCPESCASVFREVFKALNKTRGLYIRWRELNDAHSGGSTAEADWTTTELKNSLRSIEWDLEDLEDTISIVEKNPGKFKIDNRELSSRRHFIDATRDEVKSMKDRMSISRNRDQDITARQPLLDNAESSSPCNKNYINNNCIISNGIAVSSGTPIGGGILNNNSLSCNLNNNSQVNNLNLAETGKHLISSAGAAMASRHSGAKYSKLENNLDDSPSHYVPSSSSNAVLDANSSRFVEDTLATQHRILVGQDEQLDIISDSIGTLKTVSRQIGIELDEQAVMLDEFGNELEQTDSKLDATMKKVAKVLHMTNDRRQWMAIVVLSLALLVVIIIYIIL; encoded by the exons aTGTTGTGTCACTTGCCCAGTATTTCCCAGAGGAGGATATATGTTTTCCAGGGGTGTCCTGAATCGTGCGCTTCGGTATTTCG CGAAGTATTCAAAGCATTGAATAAAACGCGTGGACTTTATATTCGTTGGCGTGAGCTGAACGATGCACATTCGGGTGGATCTACAGCAGAAGCCGACTGGACGACAACTGAACTAAAAAACTCACTCCGCAGCATTGAGTGGGACTTGGAGGACCTTGAGGACACAATTA GTATTGTAGAGAAAAATCCGGGTAAATTTAAGATCGACAACCGGGAGCTTTCCAGCCGGCGCCATTTCATCGACGCGACCCGGGATGAAGTAAAGTCGATGAAAGATCGCATGAGCATTAGTCGAAATCGCGACCAGGATATAACCGCCCGTCAGCCCCTGCTGGACAACGCCGAGTCGTCTTCGCCGTGCAACAAGAATTACATCAACAATAATTGCATCATATCAAACGGGATTGCCGTCAGCTCCGGTACACCCATCGGTGGTGGCATACTCAACAATAACTCGCTCAGTTGCAATTTGAACAACAACAGTCAGGTGAACAATCTGAATCTAGCCGAAACCGGCAAGCATCTGATCAGCTCAGCCGGCGCAGCGATGGCCTCCAGGCACAGTGGGGCCAAGTACTCCAAGCTCGAGAACAACCTCGACGACAGCCCGAGCCACTAtgtgccgtcgtcgtcgtcaaacGCGGTGCTCGATGCCAACTCGAGCCGTTTCGTAGAAGACACGCTGGCAACACAGCACCGGATTTTGGTTGGGCAGGATGAGCAACTGGACATAATAAGTGATTCCATCGGTACACTTAAAACCGTCTCCCGCCAAATAGGGATTGAGCTGGACGAGCAGGCAGT GATGCTGGACGAATTTGGCAATGAACTGGAGCAAACCGATTCCAAGCTCGATGCTACTATGAAAAAGGTTGCTAAAGTGCTACATATGACCAACG ATCGGCGACAGTGGATGGCGATCGTGGTCTTATCCCTGGCGCTTTTAGTTGTGataattatttatattattctttAA
- the LOC131262973 gene encoding syntaxin-6 isoform X2, which translates to MEDPFFVVKDEVFKALNKTRGLYIRWRELNDAHSGGSTAEADWTTTELKNSLRSIEWDLEDLEDTISIVEKNPGKFKIDNRELSSRRHFIDATRDEVKSMKDRMSISRNRDQDITARQPLLDNAESSSPCNKNYINNNCIISNGIAVSSGTPIGGGILNNNSLSCNLNNNSQVNNLNLAETGKHLISSAGAAMASRHSGAKYSKLENNLDDSPSHYVPSSSSNAVLDANSSRFVEDTLATQHRILVGQDEQLDIISDSIGTLKTVSRQIGIELDEQAVMLDEFGNELEQTDSKLDATMKKVAKVLHMTNDRRQWMAIVVLSLALLVVIIIYIIL; encoded by the exons ATGGAAGACCCATTTTTCGTGGTGAAAGA CGAAGTATTCAAAGCATTGAATAAAACGCGTGGACTTTATATTCGTTGGCGTGAGCTGAACGATGCACATTCGGGTGGATCTACAGCAGAAGCCGACTGGACGACAACTGAACTAAAAAACTCACTCCGCAGCATTGAGTGGGACTTGGAGGACCTTGAGGACACAATTA GTATTGTAGAGAAAAATCCGGGTAAATTTAAGATCGACAACCGGGAGCTTTCCAGCCGGCGCCATTTCATCGACGCGACCCGGGATGAAGTAAAGTCGATGAAAGATCGCATGAGCATTAGTCGAAATCGCGACCAGGATATAACCGCCCGTCAGCCCCTGCTGGACAACGCCGAGTCGTCTTCGCCGTGCAACAAGAATTACATCAACAATAATTGCATCATATCAAACGGGATTGCCGTCAGCTCCGGTACACCCATCGGTGGTGGCATACTCAACAATAACTCGCTCAGTTGCAATTTGAACAACAACAGTCAGGTGAACAATCTGAATCTAGCCGAAACCGGCAAGCATCTGATCAGCTCAGCCGGCGCAGCGATGGCCTCCAGGCACAGTGGGGCCAAGTACTCCAAGCTCGAGAACAACCTCGACGACAGCCCGAGCCACTAtgtgccgtcgtcgtcgtcaaacGCGGTGCTCGATGCCAACTCGAGCCGTTTCGTAGAAGACACGCTGGCAACACAGCACCGGATTTTGGTTGGGCAGGATGAGCAACTGGACATAATAAGTGATTCCATCGGTACACTTAAAACCGTCTCCCGCCAAATAGGGATTGAGCTGGACGAGCAGGCAGT GATGCTGGACGAATTTGGCAATGAACTGGAGCAAACCGATTCCAAGCTCGATGCTACTATGAAAAAGGTTGCTAAAGTGCTACATATGACCAACG ATCGGCGACAGTGGATGGCGATCGTGGTCTTATCCCTGGCGCTTTTAGTTGTGataattatttatattattctttAA